A genomic segment from Dendropsophus ebraccatus isolate aDenEbr1 chromosome 7, aDenEbr1.pat, whole genome shotgun sequence encodes:
- the STBD1 gene encoding starch-binding domain-containing protein 1: protein MVQAPAAADQLRSPVQGERVSAPRSSSMWPALVLGILTAIIAWFWYRGSGDTETPGTDPTGTPGTEQEIGEFKLNAADQESQEVREKKVYQTRNEQQPNLQVNELSDPKSASEVQSNEATTNIPLNVQGHDASVPHIPAKELLLGDIHENGVPKENGLHSHIEEQHTELHREEEAQADTQEHLLKKEEAQAETQEHLLKKAEAQADTQEHLLKKEEAQAETQEHLLKKEEAQAETQEHLLKKEEAQADTQEHLLKKEEVQANAEGNPSNVSKKEGQADKEEHPSDVLKREDAQADTEESPSDVPKKEEAQADIQEHLTAISEKHDEQTNFLTNAGKVDYVLEEGADQLDKVQSNLAEENAHQSDLPEEGGLLINGDEVYPPLGKKVQAGAEDEYSQNDLDRAEVQVNGCSALMSGKPRDQSVAATCQASKSEQENGQAEECLHSVIESPDGGYANGDVNRAKQEAEPAGCPLENSFVEGNAMHLLEAKKTLTQDPYLERIHTLSDDGNAIVADPFTTQESAEKSEIKSVCSSAGNSSTGLQDNSDVSASILNECTQDGLSNVHIVGTSPKTLPVDGFDQEKEMAGLGGPNTVEKTSFCSPSEANIHDVDHQKTRKVATIQPMPQNVKFAFKVHYITYSDSQIIAVTGDHEKLGKWETYVPLTSGKDGFWSHSITLPADTNLAWKFVMVEDGKIKRWEECYNRFLKTAHEDIEAHLYWGFP from the exons ATGGTGCAAGCTCCGGCTGCTGCTGATCAGTTGCGCAGTCCCGTACAAGGAGAGCGAGTGTCCGCACCTCGCAGCAGCAGCATGTGGCCGGCTCTGGTGCTGGGTATACTGACGGCGATCATCGCCTGGTTCTGGTACAGGGGGAGCGGAGACACAGAGACCCCGGGAACAGACCCGACTGGGACGCCAGGGACCGAGCAGGAGATCGGAGAGTTCAAGCTCAATGCAGCTGATCAAGAGAGCCAAGAGGTCCGGGAAAAGAAAGTTTACCAAACCAGGAATGAGCAGCAGCCCAACTTACAGGTCAATGAACTGTCTGATCCTAAAAGTGCTTCTGAAGTACAGAGCAATGAGGCAACTACTAACATCCCTCTAAATGTGCAAGGGCATGATGCCAGTGTACCACATATCCCAGCAAAAGAGCTACTGCTAGGTGATATCCATGAAAATGGTGTCCCTAAGGAAAATGGGCTACATAGCCACATAGAGGAGCAGCATACAGAACTCCATAGGGAAGAGGAGGCCCAAGCTGATACACAGGAGCACCTCCTAAAGAAAGAGGAGGCGCAAGCTGAAACACAGGAGCACCTCCTAAAGAAAGCGGAGGCGCAAGCTGATACACAGGAGCACCTCCTAAAGAAAGAGGAGGCGCAAGCTGAGACACAGGAGCACCTCCTAAAGAAAGAGGAGGCGCAAGCTGAGACACAGGAGCACCTCCTAAAGAAAGAGGAGGCGCAAGCTGATACACAAGAGCACCTCCTAAAGAAAGAGGAGGTGCAAGCTAATGCAGAGGGGAACCCCTCAAATGTATCAAAGAAAGAGGGACAAGCTGATAAAGAGGAGCACCCTTCAGATGTCTTAAAGAGAGAGGATGCACAAGCTGATACAGAGGAGAGCCCTTCAGATGTCCCAAAGAAAGAGGAGGCACAAGCTGACATACAGGAGCACTTGACAGCTATTTCAGAGAAACATGATGAACAAACCAACTTTCTGACTAATGCTGGGAAAGTGGACTATGTATTAGAGGAAGGTGCAGACCAATTAGATAAAGTGCAGAGCAATCTTGCAGAAGAAAATGCGCACCAGTCTGACCTCCCAGAAGAGGGGGGGCTACTTATTAATGGAGATGAGGTCTATCCCCCATTGGGAAAGAAGGTACAGGCTGGCGCTGAAGATGAGTACTCTCAGAATGATCTAGACAGAGCAGAGGTGCAGGTCAATGGGTGTTCTGCCCTGATGTCAGGAAAACCTAGAGATCAATCAGTAGCTGCCACCTGTCAAGCCAGCAAATCAGAGCAGGAGAATGGGCAGGCTGAAGAATGTTTGCACTCAGTAATTGAAAGTCCAGATGGTGGCTATGCAAATGGAGACGTGAATAGAGCAAAGCAAGAGGCCGAACCTGCAG GATGTCCGCTGGAAAATTCCTTTGTCGAAGGAAATGCTATGCATTTATTGGAAGCAAAAAAGACCTTGACTCAAGATCCGTATCTGGAGAGGATCCACACATTGAGTGACGACGGTAATGCCATTGTTGCTGATCCGTTTACGACACAGGAGTCTGCAGAAAAAAGTGAAATCAAAAgcgtgtgcagcagtgctggaaACTCCTCTACCGGTTTGCAAGATAACTCTGATGTTTCAGCAAGCATATTAAATGAATGTACGCAGGATGGATTATCTAATGTCCATATAGTAGGAACCAGTCCAAAGACTTTACCAGTGGATGGCTTCGACCAAGAAAAAGAAATGGCTGGTCTCGGTGGTCCAAACACTGTCGAGAAGACCTCTTTTTGCAGTCCATCAGAGGCAAATATCCATGACGTCGATCATCAGAAAACTAGAAAGGTTGCTACTATTCAACCAATGCCTCAGAATGTGAAATTTGCTTTCAAAGTTCACTACATAACATACTCTGACTCTCAAATTATTGCTGTCACAGGTGATCATGAGAAACTTGGTAAATGGGAGACCTACGTCCCTTTGACCAGTGGAAAGGATGGCTTTTGGTCACATTCAATCACATTACCCGCAGACACTAATTTGGCTTGGAAGTTTGTAATGGTTGAAGATGGAAAGATTAAACGCTGGGAGGAATGTTACAATAGGTTTTTAAAGACTGCGCACGAAGATATTGAAGCTCATCTGTATTGGGGCTTCCCATAA
- the FAM47E gene encoding protein FAM47E isoform X1, with translation MSAVTGLGSDSQPPRYPWYKERLHKKFLKESNHKLHLSGALNTHQWKFLPKGVDDFRDGYPTATDTPHVTAGKRHALFLQNVADDPKPTQKHINRFSKEQVYFSKLIPQQQARREYIAGIEYGLAQHPLALYPHLEEGVPPDIFEEIVGILDPEMRLKSASGFYEIIPEDQEEENILIPAEQQEVQSVKSREASTRQSSIRSEQSRLKNPYKWLSKQEPAPEEKKSKTTRPFTPAHDESVKQVTKEFCDWVTSLGGEKCNINESAIFSLFASGYETKPALSVPIHVVELNNVPPELRVSVGVSQEGESKISATRNAQKSKESTYCPSWVKTRYGAWYLDPKTWIRQKVNEPLKDPALEKKEKGAHSTEKLSQKDEELLQLHGTIAFKDFIEKRGHRKPEFLNKLFSEKEGVTSDSAMAAESRATSSAKNTWYRSSSASTHEDSIIN, from the exons aTGTCTGCTGTGACAGGATTGGGGAGTGATTCACAGCCTCCACGCTATCCATG GTATAAAGAGAGGCTGCATAAGAAATTCCTTAAAGAATCCAACCATAAACTGCACCTTTCTGGTGCCCTCAATACCCACCAATGGAAATTCTTACCAAAAGGAGTTGACGATTTTCGTGATGGCTATCCCACTGCTACCGATACTCCTCATGTTACTGCTGGCAAGAGGCATGCTCTTTTTCTTCAGAATGTAGCTGATGACCCAAAACCTACTCAGAAACACATAAATAGATTTAGCAAAGAGCAAGTTTACTTCTCCAAGCTTATTCCCCAACAGCAGGCACGCAGAGAATACATCGCTGGGATAGAATATGGCCTTGCACAGCACCCACTTGCTCTCTATCCTCACCTAGAAGAAGGAGTACCACCAGAT ATATTTGAGGAAATTGTGGGCATCCTGGACCCTGAGATGAGATTAAAGAGCGCTTCAGGATTCTATGAAATAATACCAGAGGACCAGGAGGAAGAGAATATCCTTATACCAGCAGAGCAGCAGGAAGTACAAAGTGTAAAATCGCGCGAAGCAAGTACAAGGCAATCATCAAT AAGAAGTGAGCAATCAAGGCTCAAAAATCCATATAAATGGCTTTCTAAACAAGAACCTGCACCTGAAGAGAAGAAATCTAAGACAACGCGGCCTTTCACTCCTGCACATGATGAAAGTGTCAAGCAAGTGACTAAAGAATTTTGTGACTGGGTGACTTCTTTG GGAGGAGAGAAATGCAATATCAATGAATCTGCCATCTTCAGTTTATTTGCCAGTGGTTATGAGACAAAGCCTGCCCTCAGTGTCCCAATCCATGTTGTAGAACTCAACAATGTACCACCAGAGTTAAGAGTTTCTGTAGGAGTCTCACAAGAAGGCGAATCAAAGATTTCGGCCACAAGAAATGCTCAAAAATCTAAG gaGTCCACATACTGTCCAAGTTGGGTAAAAACTAGATATGGAGCTTGGTACCTTGATCCTAAAACATGGATAAGGCAGAAAGTCAATGAACCATTGAAAGATCCAGccttagaaaagaaagaaaagggtgCACATTCAACAGAAAAGCTAAGCCAAAAG GATGAAGAACTTCTTCAGCTTCATGGAACTATTGCATTTAAAGATTTTATTGAGAAAAGGGGCCATAGAAAACCAGAG TTTCTCAACAAACTCTTCAGTGAGAAGGAAGGCGTCACCTCAGACAGCGCAATGGCAGCTGAATCCAGAGCAACTTCTTCTGCCAAAAACACCTGGTACCGTTCCAGCTCAGCCTCCACCCATGAAGACAGTATAATAAACTGA
- the FAM47E gene encoding protein FAM47E isoform X2: MSAVTGLGSDSQPPRYPWYKERLHKKFLKESNHKLHLSGALNTHQWKFLPKGVDDFRDGYPTATDTPHVTAGKRHALFLQNVADDPKPTQKHINRFSKEQVYFSKLIPQQQARREYIAGIEYGLAQHPLALYPHLEEGVPPDIFEEIVGILDPEMRLKSASGFYEIIPEDQEEENILIPAEQQEVQSVKSREASTRQSSIRSEQSRLKNPYKWLSKQEPAPEEKKSKTTRPFTPAHDESVKQVTKEFCDWVTSLESTYCPSWVKTRYGAWYLDPKTWIRQKVNEPLKDPALEKKEKGAHSTEKLSQKDEELLQLHGTIAFKDFIEKRGHRKPEFLNKLFSEKEGVTSDSAMAAESRATSSAKNTWYRSSSASTHEDSIIN, from the exons aTGTCTGCTGTGACAGGATTGGGGAGTGATTCACAGCCTCCACGCTATCCATG GTATAAAGAGAGGCTGCATAAGAAATTCCTTAAAGAATCCAACCATAAACTGCACCTTTCTGGTGCCCTCAATACCCACCAATGGAAATTCTTACCAAAAGGAGTTGACGATTTTCGTGATGGCTATCCCACTGCTACCGATACTCCTCATGTTACTGCTGGCAAGAGGCATGCTCTTTTTCTTCAGAATGTAGCTGATGACCCAAAACCTACTCAGAAACACATAAATAGATTTAGCAAAGAGCAAGTTTACTTCTCCAAGCTTATTCCCCAACAGCAGGCACGCAGAGAATACATCGCTGGGATAGAATATGGCCTTGCACAGCACCCACTTGCTCTCTATCCTCACCTAGAAGAAGGAGTACCACCAGAT ATATTTGAGGAAATTGTGGGCATCCTGGACCCTGAGATGAGATTAAAGAGCGCTTCAGGATTCTATGAAATAATACCAGAGGACCAGGAGGAAGAGAATATCCTTATACCAGCAGAGCAGCAGGAAGTACAAAGTGTAAAATCGCGCGAAGCAAGTACAAGGCAATCATCAAT AAGAAGTGAGCAATCAAGGCTCAAAAATCCATATAAATGGCTTTCTAAACAAGAACCTGCACCTGAAGAGAAGAAATCTAAGACAACGCGGCCTTTCACTCCTGCACATGATGAAAGTGTCAAGCAAGTGACTAAAGAATTTTGTGACTGGGTGACTTCTTTG gaGTCCACATACTGTCCAAGTTGGGTAAAAACTAGATATGGAGCTTGGTACCTTGATCCTAAAACATGGATAAGGCAGAAAGTCAATGAACCATTGAAAGATCCAGccttagaaaagaaagaaaagggtgCACATTCAACAGAAAAGCTAAGCCAAAAG GATGAAGAACTTCTTCAGCTTCATGGAACTATTGCATTTAAAGATTTTATTGAGAAAAGGGGCCATAGAAAACCAGAG TTTCTCAACAAACTCTTCAGTGAGAAGGAAGGCGTCACCTCAGACAGCGCAATGGCAGCTGAATCCAGAGCAACTTCTTCTGCCAAAAACACCTGGTACCGTTCCAGCTCAGCCTCCACCCATGAAGACAGTATAATAAACTGA